The genomic segment TAGGCATGCCGTTCCTTCCACGGGGTATTGGTGATTTCGGCCACGATGCAGTCCAGCGTGCTGCCATCGGGCTGGTAGCAGTAGTAGAAGCTGACCGGATTGAACACATGCCCGGCAAAGCGCAGGTGGGTAAGAAGGCGCACCGGGCCGGCAGGCCGGAAGCCAAGGGTGGCCGCGGCATGGTCGCGTACTGCATCGGCCAGTGACCGCGTGGAATCACCGAAGTAGTCGCTGCGGCGGAATTCGGCCAGGTTGCGCCGATTGATCGACCACAGCCAGCGGCCAGCGAACACCGTATCGAGCTCGTCCAGGTCGAGCAGCAGCTGCGCGATCGGGTAGCGGAACGCATGCGGGTGCGGGTGATGCCGCCGATGCATCACCTGCCCGAAATAGAGCGCGCTGGCGCTCATGCCGCGATCTCGCCGGCCGTCGGCAGCAGCCGGTGCGGCTCGCAGGCACGCAGCGCATCGACCACGCGCCGCGCACTGCGGATTCCATCCTCGTGAAAGCCCCAGCCCCAGTACGCGCCCGCAAACCAGGTGTGGCGACGGCCCTGCAGCTCGGGCCAGCGCTGCTGGGCCCGGACGGCTGCGTGGTCGTGCACCGGGTGGGCGTAGCGCAGCGTGCGCAGGACC from the Stenotrophomonas maltophilia genome contains:
- a CDS encoding DUF1365 domain-containing protein, producing the protein MSASALYFGQVMHRRHHPHPHAFRYPIAQLLLDLDELDTVFAGRWLWSINRRNLAEFRRSDYFGDSTRSLADAVRDHAAATLGFRPAGPVRLLTHLRFAGHVFNPVSFYYCYQPDGSTLDCIVAEITNTPWKERHAYVLPVSTATHEGTSLRWQFDKRFHVSPFMPMDCCYDWRFNLPGDDLRVHMQVWRDGVRQFDATQAMQRRALDGPGLARVLARYPLMTLQVVAAIHWQALRLWLKRNPVHDHPNLAGKPR